The bacterium sequence GAAAAGTAATTATTCTCAATTTTTGGGCTACCTGGTGTCCTCCCTGTCGCAAGGAAATTCCAGATTTTGTAGAACTCTATGAGAAATATAAAGACGAAGGTTTACTTATCATCGGGGTGAGTCTGGACAGAGGAGATAGCCGCGCGGTTAAACAATTTTCGAAAAATTACAAAATTAATTACCCTATAGTCCTGGGTAATGTTAACGTCACCCAAGATTATGGAGGAATCAGAGGAATTCCCACTACTTTTGTTATCGATAGAAAAGGCGATATCAAAGAGAAGTATGTTGGTTACCGACCCAGAGCCACTTTTGAAGAGGCGGTTAAAAGATTGTTGGAAGAGGTCTCCGAAAAATTACCTTAGAGACCTCTGACTACATCACGCAGACTGAAGTCTGCTACTCCCAAATAAGTACAGTGTAATTGTGATGAAAATTTTGATAAAGGGAATGATTGAAACTTCGCTACTTGATTGGGATGGAAAGATCGTTTCCACTCTATATACGCCCTATTGTAATTTCAGATGTCCCTACTGTCAAAACGCAGGACTGGTCCTGAATCCTGACCAGTATGAGACAATTCCCTTCGAAGTAATCTCCAATTTTTTAACAAGCCATCGAAACTGGATTGATGGAATATGTCTTACCGGTGGAGAACCCTGTTTTTTTGAAGATTTACCGGAATTTCTGGAAAAAATTCGCAATTTAGGAATGGAAATAAAACTCGATACCAATGGCACTTTCCCAAAAATATTGCAGAGAGTAATAGATAGGGGGCTGGTCAATTATGTGGCTATGGACATTAAAGCGCCCTTAAATTTTAATGCCTATGAGAAATCGACAAGGATAAAGAGTAAAGAATTATTGGAGAGGGTTAGAGAAAGTGTTGACTTAATAATCCATTCTGGAGTCGATTACGAATTCCGCACCACGGTGGTTCCCAATCTCCACAGCGAGGAAGACATCCTGGAAATCGCACGAGAAATAGGAAGAGCAAAGAAATACGCTTTGCAGAACTTTTCCAACCGGGAAACAATGGATCCCGAGCTCCAGAAAATATCTCCTTACAAAATTGAAGAATTGGAAAAGATTCGCGAGCTCTGTCTTCAGTATGTTCAATGCTGTGTCGTACGGGGAAAGTAGAAATTAAATGAGAAGAATTAAGATTGTTTCCATAAATAGAAGTGATAAAAAGGGCACTGTTAAAAGGCCTGTAGGAGAGGCGACCTTGAAGAGAAATTGGGGATTGGTGGGAGATGCTCATGGTGGTTTATCCCGTCGCCAAGTGAGTCTTTTAGGAATAGAAAATATTAGAAAGTTCGTTACGCGATTAGCAAAGCTCAAACGTTCTAAAAGTGTGAAGTTGAAGATTGGTCCAGGAGATTTTGCAGAGAATATTACCACTGGGGGTTTTGACCTTAATGGTTTGCCGATTGGTACAAAACTGAAGTTGGGAAATAGGGCGGTAATCGAGATTACCCAGCGGGGCAAAGAGTGTCACACCAAATGTGAAATAAGGAAGTTAATAGGCAGTTGTATTATGCCCAAAGAGGGACTATTTGCAAAAGTAATCTCGGGAGGAAAAATAAAAGTGGGAGACTCCATAGAAATTGAGAGGAAAAGCTTATGAAGACTCTATCGATTAAAGAGAAGATGAACAGGGGAGAATTTGTTGTCGGTCCCTTTGTAAAGTCCCGTGATCCAGCAATGGTGGAAATAGTAGGCCTTGCTGGATTCGATTTTGCCATTTTGGATATGGAACATAGCGCACTCTCTATTGAGAGCGTGG is a genomic window containing:
- a CDS encoding TlpA disulfide reductase family protein, translating into MRKVLQKGLIVLVLLVIWASGCGVETEIEEIGELEEVIITEKEWGDAPDFTLPDLEGNSLTLSDFRGKVIILNFWATWCPPCRKEIPDFVELYEKYKDEGLLIIGVSLDRGDSRAVKQFSKNYKINYPIVLGNVNVTQDYGGIRGIPTTFVIDRKGDIKEKYVGYRPRATFEEAVKRLLEEVSEKLP
- a CDS encoding anaerobic ribonucleoside-triphosphate reductase activating protein, coding for MKILIKGMIETSLLDWDGKIVSTLYTPYCNFRCPYCQNAGLVLNPDQYETIPFEVISNFLTSHRNWIDGICLTGGEPCFFEDLPEFLEKIRNLGMEIKLDTNGTFPKILQRVIDRGLVNYVAMDIKAPLNFNAYEKSTRIKSKELLERVRESVDLIIHSGVDYEFRTTVVPNLHSEEDILEIAREIGRAKKYALQNFSNRETMDPELQKISPYKIEELEKIRELCLQYVQCCVVRGK
- a CDS encoding MOSC domain-containing protein, which produces MRRIKIVSINRSDKKGTVKRPVGEATLKRNWGLVGDAHGGLSRRQVSLLGIENIRKFVTRLAKLKRSKSVKLKIGPGDFAENITTGGFDLNGLPIGTKLKLGNRAVIEITQRGKECHTKCEIRKLIGSCIMPKEGLFAKVISGGKIKVGDSIEIERKSL